One Citrus sinensis cultivar Valencia sweet orange chromosome 5, DVS_A1.0, whole genome shotgun sequence genomic window, TGCCAGACAATGAAAATCATGCACAATAACGCGTGGCGCAGCACACAACTGATCAGATTTCTTATAAACATTACACTCTCAAGATAATCATTTATCAGCACAATccaaggaaataaaaaatgcagaTAAAAATTCTGCCATTCAAGTTCGAAACGTCTGTCGTAGATATGTTTGCTCGTACAATCACAAACCAAAAAGCTTACTTTGAAGCGAGCATGAAAGATCGCACAAATTTAATCCACAACACTAAACCATGTGTGACAATTTACGGCTAATATCAAGGTATTATAACATTTCCGTGCAAAGATCTATTAAAATATGCAGACGCATTAAACTTTAGGAATTAGAACTTGTTCGTACCTTCTTGGGGTTAAGCAAGTAATCATACaatgttttctcttcccaAATAACAGCCATACCCTTGTTAGCAGCTGAATAGGAGTACCCGGGAGTTGTCCCGGACTGTCTCCCGAAAAGTCCATTCAAATTTGGTCCTAAGAAAATTTCAATGCCCAGATCAATGAAGCCTCGAAACCAAAGGAACAATATTTTGTAACTCTAAGGAAAGCGCTTACAAAATCAACTTATTTTAACAAGCTCTCAAtgttaaacatttatttttatttttaaaatttcgaTCAAATGTACAAGTAACTACACAATCATAAACAGTAGCAGAGAGATCCGAACTACATGATAGCTAAAatctattgaaaaaaaaaagtgataacaaaataaaataaaattagaaaaattaaaaattttatttttaaaaaataaacaaataaaaaaccttGTTTGTGACCAGCGCCTTTCACGACGGTGTGGCACTGAGCGCACTTGGTCTTGAAGATTTTCTCCCCGGCCTTTGGATTACCAGGTGGAGCTTCCTCAAACGACGCCATTTTGATTGTGGTTAAAATCGAATTAACGAATCTGCTGCAATTTCGTCTGGTTTAGTATTGATAATTGAAGTGGAGGTGCAATGAcggtcgtgcccattggtctGTAAACTTATTCGAATGTTCTAGAAGCTTGTTGATTTTGACCTGGATAATTTCATATGTCTCCCCTAACCTCTAAGGCAATAGCAAATTAAGagtttcttgtaatttttattcgAATGGCTTTTAGggaccttttctttttcctctttcggAGATATTTTGAGAAGGCTTCTAGCCTTTTACCTTTCAGGGACCCTAATGTTATTATCAtcttattttagaattttcctTCATAACGACACGTGCTAGAAAATTATCGTAGAGCGTGGTGAGACGGGGCACATTTTGCTGTGGTCGGCACCAGGGCAAGTACAGTAGGGGCTTCGAAAGGAAACGTTGAAATTGAATAGACACAAATTGAAGACAAAAAGTGTTTGAGGGAGACCAGGAAAAGAAAGCCGATTATCGTTgtcttaaataataataataataattcaactctcaaaataataatattaattcaaccccttttatagaaaataataacaatgatcAAACCATACAActttttgaattgaaattcTCATAAATTTGCAACTTGATGGAATATATATGTACCTATACGACTTGGCTATGTTGTAATTGTGGTATCGTATCACAGTTATAACTAGCTAAGTATCCAATGATTAgttgcaactgtggcacggtaccacaatTGCAACATAACCGGACTATATACACATTCAATTATCTATCAATCACTTATTTTTTcgtactttttaaaaaataaaaatatcattttttgaCATTCTTCCACcgaaaataacattttttacATTCCGCGACTTTTGTCTcaagatattaataaaattaacgaAACATCaatcaaatgatttttttactattttaccttaaataaatatgaaaaaaataaataaaaaataaaaagctaacaaatataaattataagaaaaaagtgtGATCACATATGAGCAAACTCAACATCCATCAATATCCTTCCTAAAAAAAAGACATCTATCAATATCCAACCAGCAATTATTgtagtattaaaaaagaaaagtaattatTGTAAAGCATAAAACCACttgaattaaataatgatGGGGATTAAAATTAGAAAGGCTTATCCTTAATCGTCATCATTTGGATCAACACCCTCAAAAGCCCACTCATACTGCGTCCTGGCTACTTCTTCTTTGGtgtgaaattattttcaagaGAAATTTATATTCGTCCACCTATttattttgcctttttcaaaaatgtacaaacacttttttttttggcgcGCCAcctaaagtttattttttgttacattCGTCCACTTCCGTCTAATTTTTGTTAGTGGATTTAACgaaatattaa contains:
- the LOC102617830 gene encoding cytochrome c-2-like; protein product: MASFEEAPPGNPKAGEKIFKTKCAQCHTVVKGAGHKQGPNLNGLFGRQSGTTPGYSYSAANKGMAVIWEEKTLYDYLLNPKKYIPGTKMVFPGLKKPQDRADLIAYLKESTA